Proteins encoded within one genomic window of Gammaproteobacteria bacterium:
- a CDS encoding MFS transporter encodes MLGFSRYQWTVLFAAWLGWGFDVFDGLLFNYVAPNCVPTLLGLPLGSPAAKQATLYWTGLLTSVLLLGWATGGVLFGLVCDRIGRSRTLLLTMLLYAVGTAACAFAPNIWWLLVFRVVASLGIGGEWAAGASMVAETVPESKRVEAGALLYTAAPMGLFLATFVNLQVAGNWFADSPEQSWRYVFLFGLLPAAAAFAVRLFVREPERWKNLADRRAHIGELFGPELRRATLSGFLMALVALLTWWSCNAFIPVVAGGLARAAAESRGLGNSETLALVEHWKTLATSWFNLGGLIGTLLTIPAAKLLGRKAMFRLYWVASAAAIFATFGLDLPPETRLYLYFAIGLTVFGVFGSFTYYLPELFPTRLRGTGAGFCYNIGRVVAAVGPFMVGAIAARGTSAAVDVLFYVGFIPLLGLAFMPWVIETRGRALA; translated from the coding sequence GTGCTCGGCTTCAGCCGCTACCAGTGGACAGTGCTGTTCGCCGCCTGGCTGGGCTGGGGCTTCGACGTCTTCGACGGCCTGCTGTTCAACTACGTGGCGCCGAACTGCGTGCCGACGCTGCTCGGCCTGCCGCTGGGCTCGCCGGCGGCCAAGCAGGCGACGCTGTACTGGACGGGGCTGCTCACCTCGGTGCTGCTGCTGGGCTGGGCCACCGGCGGCGTGCTCTTCGGCCTGGTCTGCGACCGCATCGGCCGCAGCCGCACGCTGCTGCTGACCATGCTGCTCTATGCGGTCGGCACCGCGGCCTGCGCCTTCGCGCCCAACATCTGGTGGCTGCTGGTGTTCCGCGTCGTCGCCTCGCTGGGCATCGGCGGGGAATGGGCGGCGGGCGCCTCGATGGTCGCCGAGACCGTGCCCGAGTCGAAGCGGGTGGAGGCCGGCGCGCTGCTCTATACCGCCGCGCCGATGGGACTGTTCCTCGCCACCTTCGTCAACCTGCAGGTGGCCGGCAACTGGTTTGCCGACAGCCCCGAGCAGTCCTGGCGCTACGTGTTCCTCTTCGGCCTGCTGCCGGCCGCAGCGGCGTTCGCCGTGCGTCTCTTCGTCAGGGAGCCGGAGCGCTGGAAGAACCTCGCCGACCGCCGCGCGCACATCGGCGAGCTGTTCGGCCCGGAGTTGCGCCGCGCGACGCTGTCGGGATTCCTCATGGCGCTGGTGGCGCTGCTGACCTGGTGGAGCTGCAACGCCTTCATCCCGGTGGTCGCCGGTGGCCTGGCGCGCGCGGCCGCCGAGAGCCGCGGGCTCGGCAACAGCGAGACGCTGGCGCTGGTCGAGCACTGGAAGACGCTCGCCACCAGCTGGTTCAACCTCGGCGGCCTCATCGGCACCCTGCTCACCATCCCCGCGGCGAAGCTCCTCGGCCGCAAGGCGATGTTCCGCCTCTACTGGGTCGCCTCCGCGGCCGCGATCTTCGCCACCTTCGGCCTGGACCTGCCGCCGGAGACGCGCCTGTACCTGTACTTCGCCATCGGGCTCACGGTGTTCGGCGTATTCGGCAGCTTCACCTACTACCTGCCGGAGCTGTTCCCCACGCGCCTGCGCGGCACCGGTGCCGGCTTCTGCTACAACATCGGCCGGGTGGTGGCGGCAGTCGGTCCCTTCATGGTCGGCGCCATCGCCGCGCGCGGCACCAGCGCCGCGGTGGACGTGCTGTTCTACGTGGGATTCATCCCGCTGCTCGGGCTGGCCTTCATGCCCTGGGTCATCGAGACGCGGGGACGGGCGCTGGCCTGA
- a CDS encoding response regulator has product MGTQFIPSDYTVLVVDSDPRDSASLTALLERAGYNTRTYQSGEALLQEIPACGANCCVISEVELPGMTGLELISRLRQDNVFAPAMILTRLGDVPTAVRAMRADVADYLTKPYIERDLIERLRSALLRERARLH; this is encoded by the coding sequence ATGGGCACGCAATTCATTCCCAGCGACTATACCGTGCTGGTCGTCGACAGCGACCCGCGAGACAGCGCCAGCCTGACGGCGCTGCTCGAGCGTGCCGGTTACAACACCCGCACCTACCAGTCCGGCGAGGCGCTGCTGCAGGAGATCCCGGCCTGCGGCGCGAACTGCTGCGTCATCTCCGAGGTGGAGCTGCCCGGCATGACCGGGCTGGAACTGATCTCGCGGCTGCGGCAGGACAACGTGTTCGCCCCGGCGATGATCCTCACGCGGCTCGGCGACGTGCCGACCGCGGTGCGCGCCATGCGCGCCGATGTCGCCGACTACCTGACCAAGCCCTACATCGAGCGCGACCTGATCGAGCGGCTGCGCTCGGCGCTGCTGCGCGAACGGGCGCGCCTGCACTGA
- a CDS encoding rhomboid family intramembrane serine protease — MLPDGSQPADWVSVFCSPMRRPCEEQALVLKAMDIAHFVTEQPDGCHLMVPVALAVQARSQLGLYRRENPQRPAAPWPAIPPTRGLPLVTAWIVVLSLAYAVQVSSLFGLDWLGAGELVAWRVREGEWWRTVTALTLHGDIDHVIGNIVFGAFFAYLAGQYLGSGVAALGSIALASLGNAANAFLQLAQHRSIGASTAVFAALGLVAAVVLGRSRQQPPGWARRWSPAVGAVALLAYTGTGDEHTDVFAHLAGFLAGALGGAVLHGLGGVRPGQLPLQAGTGLAAAALLALAWWRAFL; from the coding sequence ATGCTGCCAGACGGGTCCCAGCCCGCCGACTGGGTGAGCGTGTTCTGCTCGCCCATGCGCCGGCCCTGCGAGGAGCAGGCGCTGGTCCTCAAGGCCATGGACATCGCCCACTTCGTCACCGAGCAGCCGGATGGCTGCCACCTCATGGTGCCGGTGGCGCTGGCAGTCCAGGCCCGCAGCCAGCTCGGCCTGTACCGCCGCGAGAACCCGCAGCGCCCGGCGGCACCATGGCCGGCAATCCCGCCCACCCGCGGGCTGCCGCTGGTGACGGCCTGGATCGTGGTGCTGAGCCTGGCCTATGCCGTGCAGGTCAGCAGCCTGTTCGGCCTGGACTGGCTCGGCGCGGGCGAATTGGTGGCCTGGCGGGTGCGCGAGGGCGAGTGGTGGCGCACGGTCACGGCGCTCACCCTGCACGGCGACATCGATCACGTCATCGGCAACATCGTCTTCGGCGCCTTCTTCGCCTACCTCGCCGGCCAGTACCTGGGCTCGGGGGTGGCGGCGCTGGGCAGCATCGCCCTGGCCAGCCTCGGCAATGCGGCCAACGCCTTCCTGCAGCTCGCCCAGCATCGCAGCATCGGCGCCTCCACCGCGGTGTTCGCCGCCCTGGGGCTGGTGGCGGCCGTGGTCCTCGGCCGCTCGCGCCAGCAGCCGCCGGGCTGGGCGCGGCGCTGGTCGCCGGCCGTCGGGGCGGTGGCGCTGCTCGCCTACACCGGCACCGGCGACGAGCACACCGATGTCTTCGCCCATCTCGCCGGCTTCCTCGCCGGGGCGCTGGGTGGCGCCGTGCTGCACGGGCTGGGCGGGGTGCGTCCCGGGCAGCTGCCGCTGCAGGCGGGCACCGGATTGGCGGCGGCGGCGCTGCTGGCGCTGGCCTGGTGGCGTGCGTTCCTGTGA
- a CDS encoding MFS transporter — MRLTPDAAGARIGPFWITPGWTRLNAATVWAASFLTIGLAAFISFVQPYLLTEVLHLPDAIQGRLTGSLGALQEIIVICSASFFGVWSDRSGRRRVYYLGFLAMAAGFAIYPLADTVAELVLFRCVFALGIAMAPLMLSACVVDAIQEVSRGRWIASNTLLQGLGVVIMSFLLAKMPAWFESRGVAPVDAIRYAFWMAAALALLAAAVVFAGLPRLAPGHIRGRGRGAWRLVGQALGLARRNPRLGIAYGAAFIGRGDFTIVGVFFSLWLVQAGRDAGMSSAEALATAGKLFGILQLAAMLWAPVMGWLVDRLRRLDGLCLALALAGTGYLLMGQMTQPFDAGFIPFAVLLGIGEMSVIVAAGALLGQEAPLENRGPVIGFYNAVGGVGILFATFVGGQVFDAIGRTAPFSLMGLLNLVLLAAALLVRVRAARAVQAVTPCN, encoded by the coding sequence GTGAGGCTCACGCCCGACGCTGCCGGCGCGCGCATCGGGCCCTTCTGGATCACGCCAGGCTGGACGCGGCTCAACGCCGCCACCGTATGGGCCGCGTCCTTCCTCACCATCGGCCTGGCCGCCTTCATCAGCTTCGTGCAGCCCTACCTGCTCACCGAGGTGCTGCACCTCCCCGACGCCATCCAGGGCCGGCTCACCGGCTCGCTGGGCGCCCTGCAGGAGATCATCGTCATCTGCAGCGCCAGCTTCTTCGGCGTGTGGTCGGATCGCAGCGGCCGCCGCCGCGTCTATTACCTCGGCTTCCTCGCCATGGCGGCGGGCTTCGCCATCTATCCCCTCGCCGACACCGTCGCCGAGCTGGTGCTGTTCCGCTGCGTCTTCGCGCTGGGCATCGCCATGGCGCCGCTGATGCTCAGCGCCTGCGTCGTCGATGCCATCCAGGAAGTGTCGCGGGGGCGCTGGATCGCCTCCAACACCCTGCTGCAGGGCCTGGGCGTGGTGATCATGTCGTTCCTGCTGGCGAAGATGCCGGCGTGGTTCGAGAGCCGGGGCGTGGCGCCGGTGGACGCCATCCGCTATGCGTTCTGGATGGCGGCGGCGCTGGCATTGCTGGCGGCCGCCGTGGTGTTCGCCGGCCTGCCGCGCCTCGCCCCCGGGCACATCCGCGGCCGCGGCCGCGGCGCCTGGCGGCTGGTGGGCCAGGCGCTCGGCCTGGCGCGCCGCAATCCGCGCCTCGGCATCGCCTACGGCGCCGCCTTCATCGGTCGCGGCGACTTCACCATCGTCGGCGTGTTCTTCTCGCTGTGGCTGGTACAGGCAGGCCGCGATGCCGGCATGAGTTCGGCGGAGGCGCTGGCCACGGCCGGCAAGCTGTTCGGCATCCTGCAGCTGGCCGCCATGCTCTGGGCACCGGTCATGGGCTGGCTGGTCGACCGCCTGCGGCGCCTCGACGGGCTGTGCCTGGCGCTGGCGCTCGCCGGGACCGGCTACCTGCTCATGGGCCAGATGACGCAGCCCTTCGATGCCGGCTTCATTCCCTTCGCGGTGCTGCTCGGCATCGGCGAGATGAGCGTCATCGTCGCCGCCGGCGCGCTGCTCGGCCAGGAGGCGCCGCTGGAGAACCGCGGGCCGGTGATCGGCTTCTACAACGCGGTGGGCGGCGTCGGCATCCTCTTCGCCACCTTCGTCGGCGGCCAGGTGTTCGACGCCATCGGGCGCACCGCGCCGTTCAGCCTCATGGGGCTGCTCAACCTGGTGTTGCTGGCCGCGGCGCTGCTGGTGCGGGTGCGGGCAGCTCGTGCGGTGCAGGCGGTGACGCCATGCAACTGA
- a CDS encoding aldo/keto reductase, with the protein MQLKALGHSGLRVSAVGLGCMNFGMVCDQAAAQAIVDAALDSGINFFDVADMYGGPQGEAEVLLGRALGTRRREVIVATKFGGQRGSREPGVRGGGSPAYIARAVEDSLRRLGTDYIDLYQHHFPDAGTPIEDTLRALDDLVTQGKVRHIGCSNYDAGQLKAAAIAARSGRTHSFVSAQNRYSLLHRDIERELVPIAQAQQVGILPYFPLESGLLTGKYRQGETPPADTRFARWRGGGAFVSDERWARVARLEEYGSRIGRSLLDIAIGWLAAQPFVSSVIAGATRPEQIHANIRAASWEPTPEDLARIDAM; encoded by the coding sequence ATGCAACTGAAGGCGCTGGGACATTCCGGGCTTCGGGTGTCGGCCGTCGGCCTCGGCTGCATGAACTTCGGCATGGTCTGCGATCAGGCGGCGGCCCAGGCCATCGTCGATGCGGCGCTCGATTCCGGCATCAACTTCTTCGACGTCGCCGACATGTACGGCGGTCCGCAGGGCGAGGCCGAGGTGCTGCTGGGCCGTGCCCTGGGCACGCGCCGCCGCGAGGTGATCGTCGCCACCAAGTTCGGCGGCCAGCGCGGCAGCCGCGAGCCCGGCGTCCGCGGCGGCGGCTCCCCGGCCTACATCGCCCGCGCGGTCGAAGACAGCCTCCGGCGCCTCGGCACCGACTACATCGACCTCTACCAGCACCACTTCCCGGATGCCGGCACGCCGATCGAGGACACGCTGCGCGCCCTCGACGACCTCGTCACCCAGGGCAAGGTGCGCCACATCGGCTGCTCCAACTACGACGCCGGGCAACTCAAGGCAGCCGCCATCGCCGCGCGCAGCGGCCGCACCCACAGCTTCGTCAGCGCGCAGAACCGCTACAGCCTCCTGCACCGGGACATCGAACGCGAGCTGGTGCCCATCGCCCAGGCGCAGCAGGTCGGCATCCTGCCCTACTTCCCGCTGGAAAGCGGCCTGCTGACGGGCAAGTACCGGCAGGGCGAGACGCCACCCGCGGACACGCGCTTCGCCCGCTGGCGCGGCGGTGGCGCCTTCGTCTCGGACGAGCGCTGGGCCAGGGTAGCAAGGCTCGAGGAGTACGGCAGCCGCATCGGCCGCTCGCTGCTGGACATCGCCATCGGCTGGCTGGCCGCCCAGCCCTTCGTCTCCAGCGTCATCGCCGGCGCGACGCGACCCGAGCAGATCCACGCCAACATCCGCGCCGCCTCCTGGGAACCCACCCCGGAAGACCTCGCCCGCATCGACGCCATGTAA
- a CDS encoding molecular chaperone TorD family protein yields the protein MSAAGGTAPAAPALRSVAAGREPLLTAPRRCQCYAAFSELTASPHDVDAQAAVRARIGAGRELLPASLLALLEEFAAGDIDDLKAGYSGLFEVGSQGPPAPIREDLFTGQKAGTREDLVRFFDFFGYRLDERFAWAPDHLSVELEFMHFLCYHEFADEPERLSWQLAQADFTARHLANWLPGLAAAVARLAPGAYYSRVLEALSGYVADDLAWQSSTIIGPAEGTQHG from the coding sequence GTGAGCGCGGCGGGCGGGACGGCGCCGGCGGCGCCCGCGTTGCGCAGCGTGGCCGCCGGCCGCGAGCCGCTGCTGACGGCGCCGCGGCGCTGCCAGTGCTACGCGGCGTTCTCCGAACTCACCGCCTCGCCCCACGACGTGGATGCCCAGGCGGCGGTGCGCGCGCGGATCGGCGCGGGCCGCGAGTTGCTGCCCGCGTCGCTGCTGGCGCTGCTCGAGGAGTTCGCCGCCGGCGACATCGACGACCTCAAGGCCGGCTACAGTGGCCTGTTCGAGGTGGGCAGCCAGGGGCCGCCGGCACCGATCCGCGAGGACCTGTTCACCGGCCAGAAGGCCGGCACGCGCGAGGACCTGGTGCGGTTCTTCGATTTCTTCGGCTACCGCCTCGACGAGCGCTTCGCCTGGGCGCCGGACCATCTCTCGGTGGAACTCGAGTTCATGCACTTCCTCTGCTACCACGAGTTCGCCGACGAGCCCGAGCGGCTGTCCTGGCAGCTGGCGCAGGCGGACTTCACCGCGCGCCACCTGGCGAACTGGCTGCCGGGCCTCGCCGCCGCGGTCGCCCGGCTGGCGCCCGGTGCCTATTACAGCCGCGTGCTCGAGGCGCTGAGTGGCTACGTCGCCGATGATCTCGCCTGGCAGTCCTCGACCATCATCGGCCCGGCGGAGGGCACGCAGCATGGGTAA
- a CDS encoding GntR family transcriptional regulator, which yields MVARKGELIDHAIKSPRYIQVYSTVRDWIYQGSYKPGSRLPTEEELCRLFKVSRITTRKAVDMLVDEGLVLRQPGRGTFVVEDLADAPVIGEMDQLLRKVERLGKTSRVAQAEVTEIEADPETAHDLQLLPGARVQRASHVRLSDRNPVGYVITYVPSTLKVRFDLRELNESPMLNLLERKGVDIAAADQVISATLADARLASLLNTTVGAPLVHIRLVVFDSQRRPVERLVAWYRGDHYHHHVHLTRKAR from the coding sequence ATGGTGGCCAGAAAGGGCGAGCTGATCGACCACGCGATCAAGAGCCCGCGTTACATCCAGGTTTATTCCACCGTGCGTGACTGGATCTACCAGGGCAGCTACAAGCCCGGCAGCCGGCTGCCGACCGAGGAGGAGCTGTGCCGGCTGTTCAAGGTCTCGCGCATCACCACGCGCAAGGCCGTCGACATGCTGGTCGACGAGGGCCTGGTGCTGCGCCAGCCGGGTCGCGGCACCTTCGTGGTCGAGGACCTCGCCGACGCGCCGGTGATCGGCGAGATGGACCAGCTGCTGCGCAAGGTCGAGCGGCTCGGCAAGACCAGCCGCGTCGCCCAGGCGGAGGTCACCGAGATCGAGGCCGACCCGGAGACCGCGCATGACCTGCAGCTGCTGCCGGGTGCCCGCGTGCAGCGCGCCTCCCATGTGCGCCTGAGCGACCGCAACCCGGTCGGCTATGTCATCACCTACGTGCCGTCCACGCTCAAGGTCCGATTCGACCTGCGCGAGCTCAACGAGAGCCCGATGCTCAACCTGCTGGAGCGCAAGGGCGTGGACATCGCCGCGGCGGACCAGGTCATCAGTGCCACGCTGGCCGATGCCCGCCTGGCCTCGCTGCTCAACACCACCGTGGGCGCGCCGCTGGTGCACATCCGGCTGGTGGTGTTCGACAGCCAGCGCCGTCCCGTCGAGCGCCTGGTTGCCTGGTATCGTGGCGACCACTACCACCACCACGTGCACCTGACCCGCAAGGCGCGCTGA
- a CDS encoding 4Fe-4S dicluster domain-containing protein, translating into MVIDLNKCIGCQACTAACKSLWTDEPGQEYMLWNNVETKPGPGYPRGWEEHGGGWQGGRLKPGTLLPQEAFGDVIPLNHEQVYFKGEASRLVQERPMGKGANWDEDTSQGSYPNNYHFYLPRLCNHCTKPACLEACPVRAIYKREKDGIVLIDQDKCQGFRECNRACPYNKIYFNFVTGRSQKCIFCFPRVEQGVAPACARQCPGRLRFVGFVDDVDGPIWKLVNVWKVALPLHPEFGTEPNVYYVPPLLPPPFDAEGDVQEEEPRIPMDYLRYLFGPRVDESLATLHFEMEKKQAGQASELMDLLIAREWKSLFNIPDVKVF; encoded by the coding sequence ATGGTCATCGACCTCAACAAGTGCATCGGCTGCCAGGCCTGCACCGCCGCCTGCAAGAGCCTGTGGACCGACGAGCCGGGGCAGGAGTACATGCTCTGGAACAACGTCGAGACCAAGCCCGGCCCGGGCTATCCGCGCGGCTGGGAGGAGCACGGCGGCGGCTGGCAGGGCGGCAGGCTCAAGCCCGGCACGCTGCTGCCGCAGGAGGCGTTCGGCGATGTCATCCCGCTCAACCACGAGCAGGTGTACTTCAAGGGCGAGGCGAGCCGGCTGGTGCAGGAGCGCCCGATGGGCAAGGGCGCCAACTGGGACGAGGACACGAGCCAGGGCAGCTATCCGAACAACTATCATTTCTACCTGCCGCGGCTGTGCAACCACTGCACGAAGCCCGCCTGCCTGGAGGCCTGCCCGGTGCGCGCCATCTACAAGCGCGAGAAGGATGGCATCGTGCTGATCGACCAGGACAAGTGCCAGGGTTTCCGCGAGTGCAACCGTGCCTGTCCCTACAACAAGATCTATTTCAACTTCGTCACCGGCCGTTCGCAGAAGTGCATCTTCTGCTTCCCGCGGGTGGAGCAGGGCGTGGCGCCCGCCTGCGCGCGCCAGTGCCCGGGCCGCCTGCGCTTCGTCGGCTTCGTCGACGACGTGGATGGCCCGATCTGGAAGCTGGTCAACGTGTGGAAGGTCGCCCTGCCGCTGCACCCGGAGTTCGGCACCGAGCCCAACGTCTATTACGTGCCGCCGCTGCTGCCGCCGCCGTTCGATGCCGAGGGCGACGTGCAGGAGGAGGAGCCGCGCATCCCCATGGATTACCTGCGCTATCTCTTCGGCCCGCGGGTCGACGAGTCGCTGGCGACGCTGCACTTCGAGATGGAGAAGAAGCAGGCCGGCCAGGCCTCGGAGCTGATGGACCTGCTCATCGCCAGGGAGTGGAAGTCGCTGTTCAACATTCCCGACGTCAAGGTGTTCTGA
- a CDS encoding molybdopterin-dependent oxidoreductase, with translation MPAATDRRKFVQGLGSAGVALNLRYAVAATPGANAGAYRRWEDLMRNKWTWDRVSRGTHGTNCAGTCAFNVYVKNGIVWREEQQGMYAPSGSDVPDYGPRGCNKGLRHAKYMYGPQRVLYPMKRAGERGSGKWQRISWEQATTEIADRFLDLATSRGPQCITYGSGTQMSIKMASFAALARFANITGVTVPEFYSGVGDLPTGVYMTLGAVYTGDTLAAIFKARCVLVWMANPAVTRIPDAHFFWEARYNGTEVIAISPEFTPTAMHSSLWANPKPGTDLALAMAFVSVILEEKLYKADYIREQTDLPFLVRLDTREFLRGEDRSLVGKLAVRENVYYLWDEAAGRVVQAPGTGLADPPVGRDRRRFETLDLGAIRPALEGRWKVDTLDGEVECTTVFELLKLKAAAHTPEKVAAITGMSPKLIRRIARRFAGAQPAMIYTGYSACKWLHGDMLQRAMLLMLSLTGNIGPEGSGIQFGNAPKGRGLSAFAFADIGPALRMISSTTWDYDHAKLKEQNREIYGKELADLYDERYQYSIREDWFPSYSEQGWKMAFFAGENAANWRASGNQWRREAFDKLETIVVLTPDMSVTAHNADYVLPIAHHYERQDLMLQARMPYLQVLDEAVPPLGEAVNDWEANRRLIAAIARRARERRTPAVRDEVDGRSVRRDYARALDYYTMGGRIRSVKDVAQYLINTTQGLPKMSFDELAARGIVRVDDSAGVMWDQAGSPYHEDITRSVRHKQPYETFTGRQQFYIDHEWFIEFDEQLPGHRDPLRLQGYPLQMTMGHARHGIHSMWRDDKLLVSLQRGEPDIYVNPDDARSRGVADGDMIRVFNPAGEFFAMAHLSAGIQPGMLFMYHGWDPLMFRGGQNFSAVIPTGGLIKPTSMAGDYGHLGYRPLAYAPNQTYRDFTCNFEKAAPAAAGRA, from the coding sequence ATGCCAGCTGCCACCGATCGACGGAAGTTCGTGCAGGGACTCGGCTCCGCCGGTGTCGCACTGAACCTGCGCTACGCGGTGGCGGCGACGCCCGGCGCGAACGCCGGCGCCTACCGCCGCTGGGAAGACCTGATGCGCAACAAGTGGACCTGGGACCGCGTCAGCCGCGGCACCCACGGCACCAACTGCGCCGGCACCTGCGCCTTCAACGTCTACGTGAAGAACGGCATCGTCTGGCGCGAGGAACAGCAGGGCATGTACGCGCCCTCGGGCAGCGACGTGCCGGACTACGGGCCGCGCGGCTGCAACAAGGGGCTGCGCCATGCGAAGTACATGTACGGCCCGCAGCGCGTGCTCTACCCGATGAAGCGCGCGGGCGAACGCGGCTCCGGCAAGTGGCAGCGCATCAGCTGGGAGCAGGCGACCACGGAGATCGCCGACCGCTTCCTCGACCTCGCCACCAGCCGCGGCCCGCAGTGCATCACCTACGGCAGCGGCACGCAGATGTCGATCAAGATGGCGTCGTTCGCCGCGCTGGCCCGCTTCGCCAACATCACCGGCGTCACCGTGCCGGAGTTCTATTCCGGGGTCGGTGACCTGCCCACCGGCGTCTACATGACGCTGGGCGCGGTCTACACCGGTGACACGCTGGCGGCGATCTTCAAGGCGCGCTGCGTGCTGGTGTGGATGGCCAACCCCGCGGTGACCCGCATCCCGGATGCGCACTTCTTCTGGGAGGCCCGCTACAACGGCACCGAGGTCATCGCCATCTCGCCGGAGTTCACGCCCACCGCCATGCACTCCAGCCTGTGGGCCAACCCGAAGCCGGGCACCGACCTGGCGCTGGCCATGGCCTTCGTCAGCGTCATCCTCGAGGAGAAGCTCTACAAGGCCGACTACATCCGCGAGCAGACCGACCTGCCGTTCCTGGTGCGGCTCGACACCCGCGAGTTCCTCCGCGGCGAGGACCGCTCGCTGGTCGGCAAGCTGGCGGTGCGCGAGAACGTCTACTACCTGTGGGACGAGGCCGCCGGCCGCGTGGTGCAGGCGCCCGGCACCGGGCTCGCCGACCCGCCCGTGGGCCGCGACCGCCGCCGCTTCGAGACGCTGGATCTCGGCGCCATCCGCCCGGCACTGGAAGGCCGCTGGAAGGTCGACACCCTGGACGGCGAGGTCGAGTGCACCACGGTCTTCGAGCTGCTGAAGCTGAAGGCCGCCGCGCACACGCCGGAAAAGGTCGCGGCCATCACCGGCATGAGCCCGAAGCTGATCCGGCGCATCGCCCGCCGCTTCGCCGGCGCGCAGCCGGCGATGATCTATACCGGCTACTCCGCCTGCAAGTGGCTGCATGGCGACATGCTGCAGCGGGCGATGCTGCTGATGCTGTCACTCACCGGCAACATCGGCCCCGAGGGCAGCGGCATCCAGTTCGGCAACGCGCCCAAGGGCCGTGGCCTGTCGGCCTTCGCCTTCGCCGACATCGGCCCGGCACTGCGCATGATCTCCAGCACCACCTGGGACTACGACCACGCGAAGCTCAAGGAGCAGAACCGCGAGATCTACGGCAAGGAGCTCGCCGACCTCTACGACGAGCGCTACCAGTACAGCATCCGCGAGGACTGGTTCCCGAGCTACAGCGAGCAGGGCTGGAAGATGGCGTTCTTCGCCGGCGAGAACGCCGCCAACTGGCGTGCCTCCGGCAACCAGTGGCGGCGCGAGGCCTTCGACAAGCTGGAAACCATCGTCGTGCTCACGCCCGACATGAGCGTCACGGCCCACAACGCCGACTACGTGCTGCCGATCGCGCATCATTACGAGCGCCAGGACCTGATGCTCCAGGCGCGCATGCCCTACCTGCAGGTGCTCGACGAGGCGGTGCCGCCGCTCGGCGAGGCGGTCAACGACTGGGAGGCCAACCGCCGCCTGATCGCCGCCATCGCGCGCCGCGCGCGGGAGCGGCGCACGCCGGCGGTGCGCGACGAGGTCGACGGCCGCTCGGTGCGCCGCGACTACGCCCGCGCACTCGATTACTACACCATGGGCGGGCGCATCCGCAGCGTCAAGGATGTCGCCCAGTACCTCATCAACACCACCCAGGGACTGCCGAAGATGTCCTTCGACGAGCTGGCCGCGCGCGGCATCGTCCGCGTCGATGATTCCGCGGGCGTCATGTGGGATCAGGCCGGCTCGCCCTACCACGAGGACATCACCCGCAGCGTGCGCCACAAGCAGCCCTACGAGACCTTCACCGGGCGCCAGCAGTTCTACATCGACCACGAGTGGTTCATCGAATTCGACGAGCAGCTGCCCGGGCACCGCGATCCGCTGCGCCTGCAGGGCTATCCGCTGCAGATGACCATGGGCCATGCGCGCCACGGCATCCACAGCATGTGGCGCGACGACAAGCTGCTGGTGAGCCTGCAGCGCGGCGAGCCCGACATCTACGTCAATCCAGACGATGCGCGCTCGCGCGGCGTCGCCGACGGCGACATGATCCGGGTGTTCAATCCGGCCGGGGAGTTCTTCGCCATGGCGCACCTCAGCGCGGGCATCCAGCCCGGCATGCTGTTCATGTACCACGGCTGGGACCCGCTGATGTTCCGCGGCGGGCAGAATTTCAGCGCGGTGATCCCCACCGGCGGTCTCATCAAGCCGACCAGCATGGCCGGCGACTACGGCCATCTCGGCTACCGGCCGCTGGCCTACGCCCCCAACCAGACCTACCGCGACTTCACCTGCAACTTCGAGAAGGCGGCCCCGGCCGCGGCGGGGCGGGCGTGA